A segment of the Trifolium pratense cultivar HEN17-A07 linkage group LG7, ARS_RC_1.1, whole genome shotgun sequence genome:
CACTAGTTGAGTACTGACTCAGAACTTCGATCCAAAATGAACAAACATCATGAAAGATATTTTGGCCACTAAATGGCAGTTTGATGATTTCATACAGATAGGGTATTAACAATTATTAAATTTGACTTCCTGATGGCAATTTGTTGAATGTTAACATCAGGCAGATAAATAaatggcttaattaataaaatagtcccttaaagacatttttggtttcatattggtcccttaaagaaaaaaaggtccgaataggtcccttaaaaaaaaaagttcgaataggtcccttaaagacatctccgttaatcagtttggtcctttccgtccattttttcgaggaccaaactgattaacggagatgtctttaagggaccaaactgattaacggatatgtctttaagggacctatttgaacctttttttctttaagggacctatttggtcctttttttctttaagggaccaatgtgaaaccaaaaatgtctttaagggaccattttactaattaagcctaaataaaTCTATGGCAATAATTTCAGGTCTAAAGAactgaaatatatattttgccaAGGAAAAACACCATACAGCTTATGCAAATTTATCTCAACTACATCTattgaaacaaataaaagtaacaggcaaatgaaaatatgtatttcaaaattagtaataataacaaaaatccTAAACACggaataccaaaaaaatttatCCTAAACACGTATTTGATACCTTCGTCACAAGATATTGTCTTGCAGCCATTTCTTGATTCAATCTTGCTACAAGATCTTCAACATCAGTTTTTGCCGTGGCCACTCTCTGCTTCTGGGTATTAAGAATTCTGTTTAACTTGTGTCGCTCATCTAATGGAAAAGTCAATAACAAATCTGAGTTTCCGGAGGGTACGCGACTCCCAGGAAGGTCATGCGAAACATCCTGAAGTAAAGTGGACACTGCTGAACTCGATGTTTCAGTATTCTGTACAGAACTTAAGTCATTTCCAATGCTTTCCGTTGACAATCTCTTGACATGAGCATTAGCTGGGGTATAGTCAGCTCCGTCTAGACGAATAGCTATAGCATCACCAGATTTCTCAGTGACCTTGCCTGTATTATTATCCTCATAAATAAAGTCTTTGCTGGATGCAGCAGGACCAACACTTGTTTCGGTTGGATTAATCAAGTCATGTTCCGATGTTAATATATCTTTTCCGTGTCTTGGTGTACCCAGCTCAGAAACCTCAGAAAGGGTATCATCACCAGAAACAGATGCAGCTTTAACAAAACCATGCGAATTATCTTGGATCATATGTGATGCTCCAGTGCTACTAGCAGTTTGTTCATCTGAAATATGATGATCCGCGTCATGGAATGCTGAAAAATAACAGCCATGGAAAGACGTTAAATGTATGCAGAAAGTCACAAAAGGACGGTGGTTTAAACTCTTTCAAACACAGAGGAAATACTATATTTATAAGGAAAACATACAggctctagcagcagcttctaaCTCAAGAAAAATTGCTGCTGGCGCACTTCTTGATACAGCAATATCTGATAACAATTTTTTCATCCAATTCTCTAATAAACGCCGTCGCTGAAAGAAACCAATTTGTCAGTTTCAAACTTCATAGAAgtcatttgaaaaattaaaatacaaaaaaaaaaacaaatacttAACAACCACAAAAGAATTATTGGAAGCAGCAAAAGATGGAGATGTACCTCTTCCAAAAGAGCTTCACTTTTAATTCTCAATATCTTTTTTGGTGGTGGCGAAGGCAGGTTTTTCATGGGAAATTCTTTTTTCAgctgggaaaaaaaaaaaccaaaacaaggTGCATAAATTTCTCAAAAAACACTTATATAAACaagaaatattaaaagaaaatgacTTTCTAAAGTCTCACTTACTTTGGGAAAACATTTTGTATTTTCAGTTTCTAAACtacataaatataataagtagcTCTAGAATATAAGAAAGACACATTTGAGGACTCACTGACACTATAGTCCTTAAATATATCCAAATTGCAAATAGATCCTTAGGTCatcttttgttaataattttgtGGATTAAACTGATCAACGAAAAACACATTCAAGGACTAAATTAACTACATAAAAACATATTTGTTAACCAAAATGAGTAATAAAAAAGACACTTGTGAATGGATGTATTTGCAATTTGGATGCCTCCTGACAACAAAATGACAAGTTACACTTCAGGACCAAAACAGTGGTTTTTCTGTTTAATATTTAATCATTTAGGGCCTGTTTGTATTACCTTATTTtcgagcttatgaaaaatagcttatgcaaataaaaaataaggatttatgttaattcataagttctcgttggtaaaaattgtatcttcataagctattatttcataaaatagcttaacaaacttataaattgttttgcataaggtcaaaaataagtcaatccaaacgggcccttagtgTACATTTCAATTTTCCCAATTAACTtatctaaaaaatgaaactttcatATGCATAGAGTAAGTAACTCACTTGAGAAAACAAATCAAGAAAATCACTAAATCTCCGCAAAATAATCCTGGTAGTAGTGATAGCTTGAGGAGATCTTACTCCAACTTGAACCCTGTAAAACTATAACCTAACATATagttaacaaattaattaatcaaaaaaattgaagaaaaacagttagttagttagttaccaCAACAGGATCAGAAGAAGATGTAGATTGAGGAACAAGGAGCCAAGAAGGAATAGTAGAAGAAAAAGTCCAAGATGATAAAGTGTGAGGCCAGAGAGTGTTTGGACCGTTCCAATTGGGAGGTGGAGGAGACCAATCCATGGACAAAGGGAGAGGAGAGATTGTTTCTGAAACGGTGTCGTCTTGGTTGATATTGTTGATATCATAATCATCATATTCTTCGGAGTATAGATATGGATAAGTGTAATTGATGTCAATTAGAGGTGATAGGTTGTGTACGTATGGATGcatttccttcttcttcttcttcttcttcttcttcttcttcacttaGCTGCTTTTTTGGTTAAGCTCGTTTTGTTGCTTGCTCCtgtaaattgtttttttttttttgttggacgAAGGACTAgtctaattttcattttttataagttaaatTCTTGTGCGGTTGActaaattcatttaaaattacaatttattttataatatattaatataaaaaaagtataaaaaaaactaagttaatataaaattatataattttccCTTTAATTTACTGGTAATACTCGATTTAATTTTGGGAcagaaatttcacctttaaataAATCATTCTATAActagggatgacaaaaaaacccaaacccgagagacccacccgaacccaaacccaagtcaactgGCAAaatccgatttgactgggtttgggttcgggtgacacccgataatatgggtgtgggtttgaccgaaacccatacacccacccaaaatattttataattacctaattacccccataatctccctcaatttccttggaagaccttaaattttagttgtaatttaatttcttgaatgtctatgttgtaatttcttgaaagtctatatttgaatttccttggaagaccttaattttagttgtaatttaattcaaagtctatgttggaatttaatttcttaaatttgcaaattattttcaaatgtgtcgcgggtttgggtggaaaaaacccgaacccaatgggtgtgggcgtgggtgttgttttgccacccgaacaacctttgggtttgggtaatgatttcgggtgtgggtttggtaagtgtcaaacccgcacccatgggcgcccgttgccatccctatctATAACAAGGTAAGCCAAATCTATTTCTAGCAGAATCAATATCAATCTTTTGGGACATAAAAGTAGATAATAGAGTCAAGGAGAGACCAATATCAGTCATAGTATTAGTGCAGCTATTACCTTATCTAAAAATATGCGACACAAAGAAATGCATAAAGGAGGTAATAAGATAGACACAATTTTAGGGTCTTTACAAGTCGATATAACTAAGAGCTTCATAAAATTGGAGTGAAGAAAGTTAATTATTAAGCTAATTCAGTTCTAAATACTCAAGACAAAACTGCATTCTAAGAAGAAGTGCTTTGTGGTTTCCAAAACCTTACCACATAAACTACACATTGATGGATGATTACAAACTCTAAGGACCAACTTATCATTTATAGGAAGCTTACCATACAAGCATCTCCAAACTAACATTTGATTTTGAAGGTGGAATAACCTTATGGTTTTATGCTTTAGCCCAAGAGACAAGAGACATTTTGAGCAGAGTATAACGGAAAAAGTAAGCTTGTTTGAGAGGCATGTCTCAATCATGAGAATGTTTCGAGTACAAATTGTCCTTTTTACCATTAAGAGGGATGATCACTTTAGCAGTTAGATCATGAAAGTTGAAGATAAACATTCAAAATATAATCTGGAATAGTCCATTTAATGTTGGCAATGAAGTTATCAATTGCCGAAGCAAGTGATGCAAATGAGTATGTATAAAGAGAATGGAATCAAGGGCTCACCACACCATAAACTCACCCTATTAGTTATGagatgaatatatattttttttaattaaaaatccgATTTACAGGGAAGGGGAGTTCGACCCTGAAATAAATAAAGCCTAACCAATGATTGTTCATACAATGAATCAATATCAGATACTTTCAAACGATTTATCTTACGGGGAAATCTTTAATCACTTAAATTTAATATCTTGTTTATGCGATGAAGATATTTAACCACCGTTAAATAGTGATGGAAACTTTgcaatcatttaaaaaataaaaattaagtttattaTACAAACGTTAGATAATTGAGCAAGTAAGATGGCGAGAGAGTCTTTAGTCTCGAAAGGGAAAAACCTAATGGTGGTTTGATAACTCgtacatataatataataaataaaaaattaacttttttatttattgtaaaaaataaaaaataacttaactACTCCTGTTACATAATTATTACTCCctcggtcatttttataaggaatatttcgaaaaaatcacacaaaccaatgaaacacatttaacatagttatttttatttaatactcttataaatttaaatatattttatgtatacccttatttaaatACTCTTTATTCATCTAACTTactcttatttttaaattctctcataataaataagggcataagtgaaattgaacatttaaaatatttaaaattggtcaaaatttcttataaaaatgactaatttttttttccaaagtattcattataaaaaaacatgagGGAGTATATAATTCACGCTTCACTAAAACTGTTATGAATATTTAGTGGATGTCCATATAAGTTCTAGGCCCATGTTATTGGCCCATTACATTTACTTATAAATAGAACTCATGTATCATGTAAAGTATACACTTAAGAATAATACAAACTATGTTATTCTACTCTCTTCTCCTTTTCTCTTTATTCTTCCCTATTATTCTCATTGTTTATACATAGTTATATACTCTCTTCTCCTTTTCTCTTTATTCTTCCCTATTCCTTCACTTTTTATTGGCCCATTACATTTACTTATAAATAGAACTCATGTATCATGTAAAGTATACACTTAAGAATAATACAAACTATgttattctaaaaaaaaaaaaaaaaaaaaaaaaaaaaaatatatataattacgGGTGTACATAGTTatataacacgttatcagcacgaatGATCTCACCAACTGAGACATGTAATTCTTGttaatctatttttaatatgtatataaattttaatttttgtatcgATGATTATAGGCTATACTGTTATAATTCCATCAATTGGAATGAGCGCCTTATAGATACATTTAATCACTACTAGTATTTTGTgaattcatatataataaaGAATCACGAAAGATTCAcagatgattttggaagaatTCAAATTCTTCTTGATAGTTTGTTGGTATAGCTTAAATCAATTGAATGTTGGCCACTCACACATGACTTGGAACTGAAAGGTATGTCtcctttttcatttcatttttgttgCGTCCACTGTTTCTATTGTAATTGATAATAATTCAATGTGTTAAACTAATACACACTTAAACAAAACTATATATAGAagaatatatttgtttatgctGTTATAGTTGTTAATTCAATATACCTAAACATATATGCAGTGAACATAGAAcgatgcaattttttttatatgtcgtAAACATgtaattatgtttttgtttttataatttatttattcctTATATATTCCAGAAGAATATATTCATGCATCCCTTAAGGATTGCACaagatattattgttattattatacaattcctgaagaattcaaaagcaacttattattctctatgaattcctgaagaattcaaaaggGTAGTTGCGGAAGAACTCAACATTATGCTAtgtgaattccagaagaattcaaaatGGTTAATCCTTGAAGGATTGATTAGAgaattaattttattgttaaaatatattatctagTTCCTGAAGAATAtagaaaactcaattttttccaTCATGAATTCCGGAAGAATTCACTATTAAAAAGTCTCACAGTTTATTATGATCTTAGTTGCAGGAGAACTTACGAATctcaattttattatgaattccATAAGAATTCAATTGTCATATATACCCTGATAAATTTTTATACGGTTCAATTGTCGTGTAAGTGAGAATTATCGGCAATTGGCTGAACACTTAAGTTGGCAGTGCCAGGGTTGTAGGGAAGTCTAGACACTTCTGTTAAATTAAATTGCCTACAATTGTTGTAGGGAAGTCTCCTGAGACACTTGGAATAATTAACTCGGGTTAATTAGACCGGGTTAATATCAATCTAAATTTCCTAATATTGTGGTATCCTAAAACAAAATCACGTAATATTAAGGTACTGTTTTGTTgcttatgtgtatatatatatatccatatCTTCTAAACCAGTAAATTTTATATGCCACGTTTCCTATTTATTTTGGTACATTAAGCCatgtttcctatttttatgttgattcaaaaaatatataattacgGGTGTACATAGTTTTGATCTTAtctccttttaattttttataatattgttttagaaTATTTCTTTGATTCTAATACATCACATTTTAcgattataatatttttttaattcaatctgcgtttaaagagaaaaaaggGGAAAATTGATTGGTTATTTTCTTTATTCATATTTGTAACTAATGCTATTAAATAGAGCATTTCGGTTGATTATTgtcatcaatttattttattttttgcattgaAAGAGAATCCCATGATCCCATGCGTTTATTGCATTGAAAGacaatcaatttattttttatcacttGAAACGTAACTACAGGCAAGGTGATAAATGCAAAaccgtttttattttttttctgatgCCACATCAATTTATAGTGTTGTGTGCAAGACTTTTAAAATTAGAAGTATATATTTATCATTATTTATGAAATgaagcaatattttttttacaaattcatTCTCTACAAGTTCAAAATAATTGtagtaaaataaacataaattacgAATCCGGaaaatttattatatacaaTACAAGTAAACTATGAGTCATGAAGAACCATAGTATGATATAATAGAGCTATGAATCAAGAAGATTCATTAATAGttccaaaaaaagaaagagtgtAAGCATTGAAATGCACTAGAAAATTTGATgcttaaaatatcatatttgttAAGCTATGACTATTGATTTTCATATAGAAAATGTTTATCTCGCTGATTGTGCAACAACGCACATTAAATTATAATTCGCGTCCTTGGCAATGAAAGAATCAAATGTGAGCACCATATCTCGTACTATAAAAATGATCGAAAGCTTCAGAAGAGATAATGTATTGTTACATTAAAGAACAAGCACAATGCTAATGCAGTAAGTCCTATAGAAATTTATTAAGTTTCAAAGATATATTCGTCTAAgtgaatatcatattgaaacaagaaatggAGAGATGCCGAATAGTGATGCAAGAATTATTGAAAGCTCCAGAAGAGCTAAAATATTGTTATTTAGAGGAACTCAAGAATGCATGATATTCCTCAAAAGCTAATAGAAATTTATTGAGTTTTAAATTATGAGCTCGGAAGAGCCATAATATGATGTACTTTAACTAAGAATCCAGAAGATTCATAGCacaaatcatattaaatttacCATTGGCAAGACCGGTTGGGTCATCCCGgatttattatgatgcgaaaaaaaaaaaactatagttATGTATTGAAGGACTTGAAGTTCcttcaatttaataatttttgtgttACCAGTTCCTAAAAGcaattgataatttgagaaattAGACCATCTAGACattttgtgacttgaattgatgcatcaactaaattggtcaGATGCATGTTGttaactcacaaccagaagtttgtgaaaATGTTTTCTCAAATAGTGTTGCTAAGATCtaattttctaaattcttagaaaatatttgataagtatcgtatgtcAGTTGAAATTGATATCGAATAGAATATGATCATACAAGAAAAAaatggacttgaagatccattctttagacgtctaaagtttAATTACATGaccgatacttatgagatcatgacttctaattttatattttgggaacattcaaacatggTGTGTGAGATAATGATTCGCATCAAGCCAACAAGTTATTACgagttctcccctaatttacaatttgaactttggtttataaacatgatttccatataagcatttttggatgtgttgtgtatatgcaattgctccaatataatgcaatacgatgaattattaaagaatattgggaaactATATTTGATATGACTCTTCATcctttataaattatattgagcTAATAATTAGGGACTTGTTTATAGCCCAGAAGGAtaaattttcaagtgatgatgaattagttttcccaatattagggggagggaataagcagctgaaaaatatgaaccagaagttcaaatgaatcacttgaaataaataattattattatctcatcttgatcctcatataaaatagattgaaccagatgttcaaaagatatatcatttgcaaagtctatgaaatcaactatcagctgctaatgctccaatcaaaatggatgtccctgttggacaatcttatattgcaaatgaattttaaccaccctgAAGCGTGGTAGGCTAATCGGTTCCAAAGATGAAAATcctcaaatataaaaaaaaggagctaaaaagaaagatgacccaagtgaggatatgaataATAGATTTTTcgagttccagaagaacttatcaggtacctgaaagatatgaaaataaagagatctcaataaattatgtcattgataaaatatgatggaaccgagatgaagtcaacgttgacaatatttttgcacataataaagcgctatatatgtgataaatgacaatgaggatcatagatcaaagtctattaaagattatagacaatgaaattattTACTAGATAGGTAGACACGATTGATAttattaaactagctttgcaaagcaaaAGGTTGttggaccagcagtccatacacTTGAAGATGAAAATAATTAGTACAAATTAGTTTTTCGCGCGAAAAGATAATAATGATAAACGTCTACCATTAATTTTCAAGAGGCGTATTCACTTGAAGTGAATTCACAActtctttataattgattaagtttAGTAGCACATATGTGGTACAATGTGTTTGAATgactcacttgataatgatgattaaaTGAAAATCccagaaggatttaattttttcGTGAGACACGTATATCAAACTATTGGAGAGatgacttaataaacatgaataaatcTCCTTATATACTCGAGCAATATATGTGCATGTttgtataatattcttgttgaatatttccaagtgagaaatatgaaaatgacaatttgtttattttaagaaaatatttggcaatgaaatttttatatttatgttgatgataaaaatatattcaagaAACTCCTTAAGAGCttgaaatattgtcattttttacaaaataagtatttgaagaatattttagagCTCGAATAATGATGAAGAACTAATTGGTCCCGAAGTACCACATTTTAGTTCAGTTGGGGCCAAATACATTATGGACCTAATATTTGTTGACAATATATCATAAAGTATACGTTtcgttattttagatatttgcaGGTTATTTCTCTTATCCTCATAATGGTATATatcacaaacaaactatatgttTACATGAAGAAATAAAATCACTCATAGAGATATGTGAAACAAATCACAACAACAACCCGATGAAATGATGAAGAAACTTTAGCGCTACGAGAGATGAGTCAAGAATGTGTTTTGATTGAAGTTCATGATTTATCACATACAAgagatttgtaatttttcttcTGAAGGGTTCTtgcaacaattcaatatgaagATAACATCGCAAGACTGCTAATTCGCGGAGTAACATAAAAGGAAGATAGAGCAAATTTTCTACAAGTCATCGCCAAGTAAACTTTTGAGCAACTACtacagaagattatttgatttttttcatctcatatataattgtctttatgagggggagacatAAATAtattctgcactctttttcccttcacaatggttttgtcccactgggttttcctagtaaggtttttaacgaggcagttcagttcaaacacaaaggatgttgtactctttttccttcactaaaatttttttcccactgggttttgtttagtaaggttttaatgaggcatatcctcgatgaacatccaagggggagtgttatgaatatttagTGGATGTCCATATAAGTTCTAGGCCCATGTTATTGGCCCATTACATTTACTTATAAATAGAACTCATGTATCATGTAAAGTATACACTTAAGAATAATACAAACTATGTTATTCTACTCTCTTCTCCTTTTCTCTTTATTCTTCCCTATTATTCTCATTGTTTATACATAGTTATATAACACtttttttcatttatgtttTCTAGTTTGAAATTCGTTTTGTTGCTTttgtaattattaatatttttggaCAAAACCTCATgtaatagttatttttttaatattttaaataagcTACATTATTACGTGGTTGACTACattcatttaaaataaattaatataaaaaatttggtcaAATATAGGATTGATAATGTCAAATTAATCAAAGAGACCAAcattaatgataataaatttgGTCAGTCATAAAGGCAATAATTCTAGGttcttctaaattttttttatttctttaataaattttagtttggacaaaaaattttgttttgtactTTTGTCTGGTCTCTTGCTCTCAATTTGTCATATTTcatgaacaattttaaaattaaatacaatacaataaaaattgtttgtttaGTCTCTTATTAgttatttagttattttttatagatCAAATCAAACACACTCATATTATCGATCAGTACtaagttaaaaacaaaaaacaaaatcaagtgATTAAGTTCCATTTAAGAtcagttttgttttaaaaaaactaatttgatTTATGGATGAGACTTTGCTTAAACTTTCAACTAAACTCggcaaaattattaaaatacttttttaagaATAGAAGAGTGTTAACACACAAAAcgtatcaaataaaatataaaaactaattTACATGCTTATTTGGCCACAAGAATCATGTTAGATTTTGTACTGTAATTGATTCGATACAAAGATTTGGAAAagttcttgttcaaaaaaagatTTGGAAAGGTAGACAAATATTTGAAGGATTTTGTACTTAAATATAATTaggttaaataaaaaaaaaaaaaaatcttagtagaaaaaagatatataaataaaatttggaacCCTTAACTTTGTATATATGGGTTTTTTGCTTCAGCCGCAAGGACAAAGAACTCATCACtattaacaaacaaacaaacgcTTCTTATTGCAACGTTCACCGTTCGCCGGCCGTTGATTTCCCTCACCGCCGTCTCAGTCTCTCTCCGCCGCACTTAAAGGTTCGttcttttctctcttcatcGCTCACACATTCACACACATATCACTATGTTTCTCTCTGTTTCTGTTCCTGTTTCATGAATGCAATACAATGCTGTTTTCACTGATTGATTCATACGCttcatgaatgaatgaaagattgaatttttttttaggtttctGAATAATAACTTGTTTATGAATTTTCCCAGTTTTTCTTTCATTGGACTCTATCCATATACTATCACCATTACATTCATAATTTCATATGCATTCAAATTCATATAGgaaataaaacttaaaataccATAATATGATATTGGGAAGTTACTGACATTgaaaaagaatttaaatttgattttttgagCCTCCCATTTGGGAGTAATAGTGTAATACCCTCACCCAACACAGACACAAGACACGACACTGACATCGGTTTAAGAAAACAAACTAATTGGCTTGAATGTAATTATATGACATGTGTTGGAGACAAGACACACTTTTGATCAGTAGTGTTGGTGCTACAAAAGAAACccatataaaaaaatcacatcttTTGATGGCAACTCGAAGATTAGGTTTGCGGGCACTCTCGAGGTGTCCACTAGAGAG
Coding sequences within it:
- the LOC123899793 gene encoding PX domain-containing protein EREX isoform X1; amino-acid sequence: MHPYVHNLSPLIDINYTYPYLYSEEYDDYDINNINQDDTVSETISPLPLSMDWSPPPPNWNGPNTLWPHTLSSWTFSSTIPSWLLVPQSTSSSDPVVFYRVQVGVRSPQAITTTRIILRRFSDFLDLFSQLKKEFPMKNLPSPPPKKILRIKSEALLEERRRLLENWMKKLLSDIAVSRSAPAAIFLELEAAARASFHDADHHISDEQTASSTGASHMIQDNSHGFVKAASVSGDDTLSEVSELGTPRHGKDILTSEHDLINPTETSVGPAASSKDFIYEDNNTGKVTEKSGDAIAIRLDGADYTPANAHVKRLSTESIGNDLSSVQNTETSSSAVSTLLQDVSHDLPGSRVPSGNSDLLLTFPLDERHKLNRILNTQKQRVATAKTDVEDLVARLNQEMAARQYLVTKVKDLEVELETTRVNCRESMQQAVLTEKERFTQMQWDMEELRRKCLETEMKLKFEEDERLLAESTKASIIQEKQVLQQELDVAREQLKHMQKHHDEFEMKSKTDMKLLIKEVKSLRSSQLELKQQLSKLMEEKVDVERTLQKEKERMQLSHNSNAKLLHECTILQKRLQECSVNFLVEEEDKLNVDTSPSDALDLLATSDNRIGLLLAEAQLLAQDVENVVDALEGNTTTNDTETTNELRKMLADIFVDNASLRKQVNSVIRRALIANIKSEENEEDEIHLQKTFLSKFLET
- the LOC123899793 gene encoding PX domain-containing protein EREX isoform X2, which gives rise to MMIMISTISTKTTPFQKQSLLSLCPWIGLLHLPIGTVQTLSGLTLYHLGLFLLLFLLGSLFLNLHLLLILLWVQVGVRSPQAITTTRIILRRFSDFLDLFSQLKKEFPMKNLPSPPPKKILRIKSEALLEERRRLLENWMKKLLSDIAVSRSAPAAIFLELEAAARASFHDADHHISDEQTASSTGASHMIQDNSHGFVKAASVSGDDTLSEVSELGTPRHGKDILTSEHDLINPTETSVGPAASSKDFIYEDNNTGKVTEKSGDAIAIRLDGADYTPANAHVKRLSTESIGNDLSSVQNTETSSSAVSTLLQDVSHDLPGSRVPSGNSDLLLTFPLDERHKLNRILNTQKQRVATAKTDVEDLVARLNQEMAARQYLVTKVKDLEVELETTRVNCRESMQQAVLTEKERFTQMQWDMEELRRKCLETEMKLKFEEDERLLAESTKASIIQEKQVLQQELDVAREQLKHMQKHHDEFEMKSKTDMKLLIKEVKSLRSSQLELKQQLSKLMEEKVDVERTLQKEKERMQLSHNSNAKLLHECTILQKRLQECSVNFLVEEEDKLNVDTSPSDALDLLATSDNRIGLLLAEAQLLAQDVENVVDALEGNTTTNDTETTNELRKMLADIFVDNASLRKQVNSVIRRALIANIKSEENEEDEIHLQKTFLSKFLET